One Phaseolus vulgaris cultivar G19833 chromosome 11, P. vulgaris v2.0, whole genome shotgun sequence genomic window carries:
- the LOC137821525 gene encoding LRR receptor-like serine/threonine-protein kinase GSO1, giving the protein MIFHTSYTCLAKVIPATLVLLLAMSEGTSGLTQAEALLRWKQSLPDQPILDSWVMNSTATTQTPCSWRGITCDSQGTVTIINLAYTGLAGTLHNLNFSVFPNLLRLDLKVNNLTGSIPQTIGVLSNLQFLDLSTNYLNGTLPLSMANLSQVFELDVSRNDISGVLDPALFPDGSPTPKSGLIGIRNLLFQDTLLGGTIPNEIGNIRNLTLLALDGNNFHGPIPPSLGNCTHLSILRMPQNQLSGSIPPSIGKLTNLTDVRLFTNNLNGSVPQEFGNLSSLIVLHLAENNFVGELPPQVCKSGKLVNFSAAFNSFTGPIPRSLRDCPSLYRVRLEYNSLTGFADQDFGVYPNLTYMDFSHNRVEGELTAKWGACKNLQYLSMAGNGVSGNIPSEIFQLEQLQELDLSSNQLSGKIPPQIGNSTLYELNLSENKLSGMLPAEIGKLSNLRSLDLSMNMLLGPIPKQIGGISNLQNLNLSNNNFNGSIPYQVGNLASLQDFLDLSYNELSGEIPSDLGKLSNLVSLNISHNNLSGPIPDSLSKMVSLSAINLSNNNLGGPVPEGGIFNSSHPVDLSNNKNLCGNIQGLQPCNVSLTKPDGGGSSNKNKVVIPIVTSLGGALIISLVCVGIVFFCCKRKSKARRQKSSIKKLNPFSIWYFNGRVVYGDIIEATKNFDPHYCIGEGALGKVYKAEMKGQVYAVKKLKCDAENIDIESIKSFQNEVEAMSETRHRNIVKLYGFCSEGMHTFLIYEYMNRGNLADMLKDEKNALELDWSKRVDIVKGVASALSYMHHDCAPPLIHRDISSKNILLSSNLSAHVSDFGTARFLKPDSPIWTSFAGTYGYAAPELAYTMAVTEKCDVFSFGVLAFEVLTGKHPGELVSYIQTSSEQKIIFKEILDPRLLPPSKSNILKDLALIANLALSCLQTNAQSRPTMRYIAQLLEMDTYKNKHFLNITMNNSMCYVTTLLLFLAMCEATSGLTQADALLRWKQSLPQQPILDSWVMNSTATTQTPCSWRGITCDSQGTVTIINLAYTGLAGTLHNLNFSDFTNLLRLDLKENNLTGSIPQNIGVLSNLQFLDLSQNYLNGTLPLSIANLTQVFELDVSRNDISGVLDPTLFPDGSHTPKTGLIGIRNLLFQDTLLGGTIPNEIGNIRNLTLLALDGNYFHGPIPSSLGNCTHLSILRMPQNQLSGPIPPSIGKLTNLTDVRLFSNKLNGSVPQEFGNLSSLIVLHLAENNFVGELPPQVCKSGKLVNFSAAFNSFTGPIPRSLRDCPSLYRVRLEHNSLTGFADQDFGVYPNLTFMDFSHNRMKGNLTANWGACQNLQHLSMAGNGVSGNIPSEIFQLEQLQELDLSSNQLSGEIPPMIGNSNLYKLNLSENKLSGMVPVEIGKLSNLGSLDLSMNMLLGPIPNQIGELSNLQNLNLSNNKFNGTIPYQIGNLADLQYFLDLSYNSLSGDIPSDLGKLSNLITLNISHNNLSGSIPHSLGELLSLSVIDLSHNNLEGPVPNGGIFKSSFPLDLSNNKNLCGNIQGLQPCNVSLTKPGGGGSSNKNKVVILIGASLGGAFLISLVLVGVFFFIYNRKSRAPRQRNSFSRPNPFSIWYFNGRVVYRDIIEATKNFDSQYCIGEGALGKVYKAKMSGGEVFAVKKFKCDSENLDMERIKSFENEVEIMTETRHRNIVKLYGFCSQGMHTFLIYEYMEGGNLEEMLRDDKGALKLNWHERVDIIKSVASALSYMHHDCASPLIHRDISSKNILLSFDLSAHVSDFGTARFLKPDSPIWTSFAGTYGYAAPELAYTMAVTEKCDVFSFGVLALEVLTGKHPGELVSYMQSCSDEQKVNMKEILDPRVLAPSKEHVLKQVDLIANIALSCLNTNPQSRPTMRTILQLLQMGTAEI; this is encoded by the exons ATGATCTTCCATACATCTTATACCTGCCTTGCAAAGGTAATTCCAGCTACGTTGGTGCTTTTGCTGGCTATGTCTGAGGGCACTTCAGGACTCACACAAGCTGAGGCACTTCTTAGATGGAAGCAAAGTCTACCTGACCAACCAATTCTGGATTCCTGGGTGATGAACTCCACTGCAACAACTCAAACTCCATGTTCATGGCGAGGTATCACTTGTGATTCCCAAGGCACTGTCACTATAATCAACTTGGCTTATACTGGACTTGCAGGTACCCTTCACAATCTCAACTTTTCTGTTTTCCCAAACCTTCTTCGTCTTGACCTCAAAGTAAACAACCTCACTGGCTCCATACCACAAACCATTGGGGTGCTCTCAAACCTCCAGTTCCTTGACCTTTCCACCAACTATCTCAATGGCACTCTGCCTCTTTCCATGGCCAATCTGAGTCAAGTTTTTGAGCTTGATGTTTCAAGAAATGATATATCAGGGGTGTTAGACCCTGCCCTTTTTCCTGATGGATCTCCCACCCCCAAAAGTGGCCTCATTGGCATCAGGAACCTTCTCTTCCAGGACACCTTGCTAGGTGGCACAATCCCAAATGAAATAGGGAACATTAGAAACTTGACTCTGCTAGCTCTAGATGGAAACAACTTCCATGGTCCCATTCCTCCATCTCTAGGCAACTGCACACATTTAAGCATTCTTAGAATGCCTCAAAACCAACTCTCAGGGTCAATACCTCCAAGTATTGGTAAATTAACCAATCTAACCGATGTGCGCCTTTTCACCAACAACTTAAATGGTAGTGTTCCCCAAGAATTTGGAAACTTGTCTTCCTTGATTGTGCTGCATCTTGCTGAAAACAACTTCGTTGGTGAATTACCACCACAAGTGTGCAAAAGTGGAAAACTTGTAAATTTTAGTGCAGCCTTTAATAGCTTCACTGGCCCAATTCCAAGAAGCCTCAGAGACTGTCCTTCCTTGTACAGGGTTCGACTTGAATACAACAGTCTGACAGGTTTTGCGGATCAGGATTTTGGAGTGTATCCCAACCTCACTTACATGGACTTTAGCCATAACAGGGTGGAAGGTGAGCTCACTGCAAAATGGGGTGCCTGCAAAAACTTGCAATATCTGAGCATGGCTGGGAATGGAGTAAGTGGCAACATTCCAAGTGAGATTTTTCAGTTGGAACAACTACAAGAGCTTGATCTATCCTCCAACCAACTATCAGGAAAGATTCCTCCACAGATAGGAAACTCAACCTTGTATGAATTAAATTTGAGTGAAAACAAACTCTCTGGCATGCTACCAGCAGAAATTGGAAAGCTTTCCAATTTGCGATCCTTAGACCTTTCTATGAACATGCTACTGGGACCAATCCCCAAACAGATAGGGGGCATCTCCAACTTGCAGAATTTAAATCTTAGCAACAATAACTTTAATGGTTCAATCCCCTACCAAGTTGGAAATCTTGCATCTTTGCAAGATTTTTTGGACTTGAGTTACAATGAACTTTCAGGAGAAATTCCTTCTGATCTTGGGAAGCTTTCAAATTTGGTAAGCTTGAATATCTCTCACAACAATCTGTCAGGTCCAATCCCTGACTCCCTTAGTAAAATGGTGAGTTTGTCAGCCATCAACCTATCCAACAACAATTTAGGGGGTCCAGTTCCTGAAGGTGGTATATTCAACTCTTCTCATCCCGTGGATTTGAGCAACAACAAAAATTTATGTGGGAATATTCAAGGTTTGCAACCCTGTAATGTCTCTCTCACTAAACCTGATGGTGGTGGATCAAGTAACAAAAACAAGGTTGTGATCCCAATAGTTACATCCTTGGGAGGTGCTCTTATTATTTCTCTGGTGTGTGTTGGGATTGTGTTTTTCTGCTGCAAGAGAAAATCAAAAGCTCGAAGACAAAAAAGTTCAATAAAAAAACTGAATCCATTTTCCATTTGGTACTTCAATGGCAGAGTTGTGTATGGAGACATAATTGAAGCTACCAAGAACTTTGACCCCCACTATTGCATTGGGGAAGGAGCACTAGGAAAAGTCTATAAAGCAGAGATGAAAGGCCAAGTATATGCTGTAAAAAAGCTGAAGTGTGATGCAGAAAACATAGACATTGAGAGTATAAAAAGCTTTCAGAATGAGGTAGAAGCAATGTCAGAAACACGCCATCGAAACATTGTGAAGCTTTATGGATTTTGCTCTGAAGGGATgcatacatttttaatttatgagtATATGAATAGAGGGAACTTAGCAGACATGCTGAAAGATGAAAAGAATGCATTAGAACTAGATTGGTCCAAGAGGGTTGACATTGTGAAAGGTGTAGCAAGTGCTTTGTCCTATATGCATCATGATTGTGCTCCACCTTTGATTCACAGAGACATATCAAGCAAGAACATTTTACTCTCCTCCAATCTTTCAGCTCATGTCTCAGATTTTGGAACTGCAAGGTTTCTGAAGCCAGATTCACCTATTTGGACATCATTTGCCGGCACATATGGTTATGCTGCTCCAG AGCTAGCTTACACAATGGCAGTGACTGAGAAATGTGATGTGTTCAGCTTTGGAGTTTTGGCTTTTGAGGTTCTTACGGGGAAGCACCCTGGTGAACTTGTTTCCTACATACAAACTTCGAGTGAACAGAAAATAATCTTCAAAGAGATTTTGGACCCTCGTCTCTTGCCTCCTTCTAAGAGCAATATTTTGAAGGATTTGGCATTGATTGCGAACCTTGCTCTTTCATGTTTACAAACCAATGCTCAATCTCGACCAACTATGCGATACATAGCTCAATTACTTGAAATGGATACGT acaaaaataaacactTTCTCAACATTACAATGAATAACAGTATGTGTTATGTCACTACGTTGCTGCTTTTTCTGGCTATGTGTGAAGCCACTTCAGGACTCACACAAGCTGATGCACTTCTTAGGTGGAAACAAAGTCTACCTCAACAACCAATTCTGGATTCCTGGGTGATGAACTCCACTGCAACAACTCAAACTCCATGTTCATGGCGAGGTATCACTTGTGATTCCCAAGGCACTGTCACTATAATCAACTTGGCTTATACTGGACTTGCAGGTACCCTTCACAATCTCAACTTTTCTGATTTTACAAACCTTCTTCGTCTTGACCTCAAAGAAAACAACCTCACTGGCTCCATACCACAAAACATTGGGGTGCTCTCAAACCTCCAGTTCCTTGACCTTTCCCAAAACTATCTCAATGGCACTCTGCCTCTTTCCATTGCCAATCTGACTCAAGTTTTTGAGCTTGATGTTTCAAGAAATGATATATCAGGGGTATTAGACCCTACCCTTTTTCCTGATGGATCTCACACCCCCAAAACTGGTCTCATTGGTATCAGGAACCTTCTTTTCCAAGACACCTTGCTAGGTGGAACAATCCCAAATGAAATAGGGAACATTAGAAACTTGACTCTGCTAGCTCTAGATGGAAACTACTTCCATGGTCCTATTCCCTCATCTCTAGGAAACTGCACACATTTAAGCATTCTTAGAATGCCTCAAAACCAACTCTCAGGTCCAATACCTCCAAGTATTGGTAAACTAACCAATCTAACCGATGTGCGACTTTTCTCCAACAAATTAAATGGTAGTGTTCCCCAAGAATTTGGAAACTTGTCTTCCTTGATTGTGTTGCATCTTGCTGAGAACAACTTCGTTGGTGAATTACCACCACAGGTGTGCAAAAGTGGGAAACTTGTAAATTTTAGTGCAGCCTTTAATAGCTTCACTGGCCCAATTCCAAGAAGCCTCAGAGACTGTCCTTCCTTGTACAGGGTTCGACTTGAACACAACAGCCTCACAGGTTTTGCTGATCAGGATTTTGGAGTTTATCCCAACCTCACTTTCATGGACTTCAGCCATAACAGGATGAAAGGTAACCTCACTGCAAATTGGGGTGCCTGCCAAAACCTGCAACATCTGAGCATGGCTGGGAATGGAGTAAGTGGCAACATTCCAAGTGAGATTTTTCAGTTGGAACAACTACAAGAGCTTGATCTATCCTCCAACCAACTATCAGGAGAGATTCCTCCAATGATAGGAAACTCCAacttgtataaattaaatttgagtGAAAACAAACTCTCTGGCATGGTACCAGTAGAAATTGGAAAGCTTTCCAATTTGGGATCCTTAGACCTTTCTATGAACATGCTACTTGGACCAATCCCCAATCAGATAGGGGAGCTCTCCAACTTGCAGAATTTAAATCTTAGCAACAACAAGTTTAATGGCACAATCCCCTACCAAATTGGAAACCTGGCagatttacaatattttttggatttgaGTTACAATTCACTTTCAGGAGATATTCCCAGTGATCTTGGGAAGCTTTCAAATTTGATAACCTTGAATATCTCTCACAACAATCTGTCAGGTTCAATCCCTCACTCCCTTGGTGAACTGCTGAGTTTGTCAGTCATCGACCTCTCCCACAATAACTTGGAGGGTCCAGTTCCCAATGGTGGCATATTCAAGTCTTCCTTTCCTTTGGATTTGAGCAACAACAAAAATTTATGTGGGAATATTCAAGGTTTGCAACCCTGTAATGTCTCTCTCACTAAACCTGGTGGTGGTGGATCAAGTAACAAAAACAAGGTTGTGATCCTTATTGGGGCTTCCCTGGGAGGTGCTTTTTTGATTTCTCTGGTATTAGTTGGGGTTTTCTTCTTTATCTATAATAGAAAATCAAGAGCTCCAAGACAAAGAAACTCGTTCAGTAGACCGAATCCATTTTCAATTTGGTACTTCAATGGAAGAGTTGTGTATAGAGACATAATTGAAGCTACCAAGAACTTTGACAGCCAATATTGCATTGGGGAAGGAGCATTGGGGAAAGTCTATAAAGCTAAGATGTCAGGAGGTGAAGTATTTGCTGTGAAAAAGTTTAAGTGTGATTCAGAAAACTTAGACATGGAGAGAATAAAATCCTTTGAGAATGAGGTAGAAATCATGACAGAAACACGCCACAGAAACATTGTGAAGCTTTATGGATTTTGCTCTCAAGGGATGCACACCTTTCTGATTTATGAGTACATGGAGGGTGGCAACTTAGAGGAGATGCTGAGAGATGACAAGGGAGCATTGAAACTGAATTGGCACGAAAGGGTTGATATCATCAAGAGTGTAGCAAGTGCTTTGTCCTACATGCATCATGATTGTGCTTCACCTTTAATTCACAGAGACATATCAAGCAAGAACATTTTGCTGTCCTTCGATCTTTCAGCTCATGTCTCAGATTTTGGAACTGCAAGGTTTCTGAAGCCGGATTCTCCTATTTGGACATCATTTGCAGGCACATATGGTTATGCTGCTCCAG AGCTAGCTTACACAATGGCAGTGACTGAGAAATGTGATGTGTTCAgctttggtgttttggctttgGAGGTTCTCACGGGGAAGCACCCTGGTGAGCTTGTTTCCTACATGCAAAGTTGTAGTGATGAACAGAAGGTAAATATGAAAGAGATTTTGGACCCTCGTGTCTTGGCTCCTTCCAAGGAGCATGTTTTGAAGCAAGTGGATTTGATTGCAAACATTGCTCTTTCATGTTTGAACACAAATCCTCAATCTCGACCAACTATGCGAACCATACTTCAGTTGCTTCAAATGGGAACTGCagaaatataa
- the LOC137828209 gene encoding uncharacterized protein codes for MASKTKSCTSLTWLLLLFISLFFSFSAKAIATRNLAANYAGSDDERSVSRRVLGSPPCKRRETSEVGESSRKQAKDNPRCHNY; via the exons ATGGCTTCCAAGACTAAGAGTTGCACCTCCCTTACTTGGCTTCTGCTTCTCTTTATTTCTTTGTTCTTCAGTTTTTCTGCCAAAGCAATTGCAACAAGGAACCTTGCTGCTAATTATGCAG GTTCAGATGATGAAAGGAGTGTGAGTAGGAGAGTTCTTGGGAGTCCTCCATGTAAGAGAAGAGAGACTTCTGAAGTGGGTGAAAGTAGCAGGAAGCAGGCAAAAGATAATCCACGTTGTCACAATTATTAA
- the LOC137821531 gene encoding two-component response regulator ORR26-like — protein MATVSSDDKVFGQFTSNLRVLAIDTDPSVLEFIKKICNECGYEVMTCTESLRAAEIFRDRKESFNLVLMEVHMPNMDGYEFLVNQKMDVHVIMMSFDGDKKSVMKAVKLGACDYWIKPLHEDRIKNMWTHIVRKSLSENKMQKNIVGNLEDDGDDQRRVISDDSTFVFSSTVEIPREVDNVGESENCGRKKARIVWTSELHRKFVEVVDQIGPANVVPNKILELMNVPGLTRNNVASHLQKYRNVLKARSDKETDSQQQLLQNEVSRTITSTRADLYPGITGLVPKIEHQSLSNMQQGNHFHAEQGLVLAHGYPFTTYSNTVIPQNFPHSIGTLNDASTHGVWSSYNPVFAENQAMLQRNNDTLQQQQQQMHSTL, from the exons ATGGCCACAGTTTCTTCGGATGATAAGGTTTTTGGTCAATTTACATCAAATCTAAGGGTTCTTGCCATTGACACTGACCCTTCAGTTCTTGAATTCATCAAGAAAATCTGCAATGAATGTGGCTATGAAG TTATGACATGCACAGAATCGTTACGTGCTGCTGAAATCTTCAGGGACAGAAAAGAGAGTTTCAATTTGGTGCTGATGGAGGTTCATATGCCAAACATGGATGGATATGAATTCCTTGTGAACCAGAAAATGGATGTTCATGTCATCA TGATGTCTTTTGATGGTGATAAGAAATCTGTGATGAAGGCTGTTAAACTTGGAGCTTGTGATTATTGGATCAAGCCTTTGCATGAGGATCGAATCAAGAATATGTGGACACATATTGTTAGGAAGTCCTTGAGTGAGAACAAGATGCAGAAAAACATTGTTGGCAACTTGGAAGATGATGGTGATGATCAGAGAAGAGTGATCAGTGATGATTCtacatttgttttttcttccaCTGTTGAAATTCCAAGAGAAGTTGATAATGTTGGTGAATCTGAGAACTGTGGCAGAAAAAAGGCTCGAATAGTGTGGACATCAGAACTGCATCGTAAATTTGTTGAAGTTGTGGATCAAATTGGACCTGCTA ATGTTGTGCCAAACAAAATTCTTGAACTCATGAATGTTCCTGGTTTGACAAGAAACAATGTTGCTAGTCATTTGCAG AAATATAGAAATGTTTTGAAGGCAAGATCTGATAAAGAAACAGATAGTCAACAACAACTGCTACAGAATGAGGTTTCAAGGACTATAACATCTACAAGAGCAGATCTTTATCCTGGTATCACAGGTTTGGTCCCAAAAATAGAGCACCAATCTCTCTCAAACATGCAACAGGGTAACCATTTTCATGCAGAACAAGGTCTGGTTTTGGCACATGGTTACCCTTTCACTACCTATTCCAACACTGTTATTCCCCAGAATTTTCCACACTCCATTGGGACTCTGAATGATGCTTCTACACATGGAGTATGGTCTTCATATAATCCAGTGTTTGCTGAGAATCAAGCTATGCTGCAGAGAAACAATGACACAttgcagcagcagcagcaacaaATGCATTCtactttgtaa
- the LOC137829041 gene encoding uncharacterized protein — protein sequence MSRPMEEDTAAAKNEEEEFNTGPLSVLMMSVKNNTQVLINCRNNKKLLGRVRAFDRHCNMVLENVREMWTEVPKTGKGKKKAQPVNKDRFISKMFLRGDSVIIVLRNPK from the exons ATGAG CCGGCCAATGGAGGAAGAT ACTGCGGCGGCTAAGAATGAGGAAGAAGAGTTCAACACTGGACCACTATCTGTACTAATGATGAGCGTTAAAAATAATACCCAg GTATTGATAAATTGTCGGAACAACAAAAAGCTTCTGGGTCGTGTAAGAGCTTTTGATAGGCACTGCAACATGGTTCTTGAAAATGTCAGGGAGATGTGGACtgag GTGCCCAAGACTGGTAAAGGAAAGAAAAAGGCCCAGCCAGTGAACAAGGATAGATTCATCAGCAAAATGTTCCTCCGTGGAGATTCTGTCATCATTGTTCTTAGGAACCCCAAATGA